In Phycisphaerae bacterium, a single genomic region encodes these proteins:
- a CDS encoding helix-turn-helix domain-containing protein, whose amino-acid sequence MREPSDILTIEQLAEYLKISRSTLYKLVGDGKLPGQKVGKRWRFHKAAIDQWLGERANGKEMRARRRTRSATGEARR is encoded by the coding sequence GTGCGAGAACCCAGCGACATCCTGACGATCGAGCAACTCGCCGAGTACTTGAAGATCTCCCGGTCCACGCTCTACAAACTTGTAGGGGATGGCAAGCTCCCCGGGCAAAAAGTGGGCAAGCGCTGGCGTTTTCATAAGGCGGCCATTGACCAGTGGCTCGGTGAGCGGGCGAATGGAAAAGAAATGCGGGCACGCCGGCGCACACGTAGCGCCAC